From the Bdellovibrio reynosensis genome, one window contains:
- a CDS encoding penicillin acylase family protein: MAPLDGEIKIQNLSSAVKITRDNYGIPHIKAANKLDALRALGFVIASERLFQMELSRRLTQGELSEVFGEVALKSDKLYRSLMLKRSVQRMLEHEKKNNTFDQTLWQELEAYFDGVNQYVQTRTLPYEMTLLGIKPRRFEPIDAYIMTGHMAYSFGVALKADPLMTKLASQLPAEVFQNLRNDPLKAPLKIVDNKNFKTFEDEANGNFIASFEGSNAWLISPSRSQSGSSLFANDPHIGYSFPSVWIEAHIQTPEFELYGHHLALVPFAILGHSRHHAWGFTMSLADDMDLYREVLDRHQQTVLFNNKDEVYKTWTETIKVKDSTDVVLEMIETSHGPLMDHFLEEKNLALKWAFHRPENNPMKALRLMGEAKDLGQFESALQFGTAPGLNVMYADRVNIAWWMFGDIAVKKNPNSDMILDGSTGQDEYVRILPWKEKPHSINPESGFIVTANSRPPGLSADIRGDWQSDDRLQTITKALQEKDQWSAEEFKALQTENFNAQTKLLLDKLFENLKLSEAEYGEYTPQIQELKNWNFLSNTDSKAAALYHQWNNEIIQLMMKDIPEDQRKIYLNTPYAWISYQRLIENLQAPFWNNKHPDEIITQGFINAAEKLGTEIVWGDIHTVEYVHPLGRKAPLSYLFNLGPYPMPGSYNDINNNKMHALGADFKVVAGPSTRRIIDFASPQKSWGINPIGISGHMLSPFYKDQVQMFIEGKYREQLLDQADIEKAKTHELTLY; the protein is encoded by the coding sequence ATGGCCCCACTGGATGGGGAAATTAAAATCCAAAATCTTTCTTCAGCCGTGAAGATCACTCGCGATAATTACGGGATTCCCCACATCAAAGCCGCTAACAAGTTAGATGCTTTGCGGGCCTTGGGATTTGTGATCGCTAGCGAAAGATTATTTCAAATGGAACTTTCCCGCCGCTTGACCCAAGGCGAGTTAAGCGAAGTCTTTGGCGAGGTCGCACTTAAAAGCGACAAACTTTACCGCAGCCTGATGCTAAAAAGATCTGTTCAGCGCATGCTAGAACACGAAAAGAAGAACAACACTTTCGATCAAACCTTGTGGCAGGAACTAGAAGCTTACTTTGATGGCGTAAATCAGTATGTTCAAACTCGCACACTTCCCTATGAAATGACTTTGTTAGGCATCAAGCCTCGTCGCTTTGAGCCGATCGATGCTTACATCATGACCGGTCACATGGCCTATAGCTTCGGAGTCGCCCTGAAAGCCGACCCCTTAATGACGAAGCTAGCATCACAGCTACCGGCGGAAGTCTTTCAAAACCTTCGCAATGATCCACTAAAAGCACCCCTAAAAATTGTCGATAATAAAAACTTTAAAACCTTTGAAGATGAAGCCAATGGAAACTTCATCGCTTCTTTTGAAGGAAGCAATGCCTGGCTTATTAGCCCGAGCCGCTCACAATCAGGCAGTAGCCTTTTTGCCAACGACCCCCACATTGGATACAGCTTTCCTTCTGTGTGGATTGAAGCTCATATCCAAACCCCGGAATTTGAACTTTACGGTCATCACCTGGCTTTAGTTCCTTTTGCAATTCTAGGACATTCCCGCCACCATGCTTGGGGCTTTACCATGTCACTTGCTGATGACATGGATTTGTATCGCGAGGTTCTCGATAGACACCAACAGACCGTGTTATTTAATAACAAGGATGAGGTCTACAAAACTTGGACTGAAACAATAAAAGTGAAAGATTCCACCGACGTGGTTTTAGAGATGATTGAAACCTCCCACGGCCCTTTGATGGATCATTTCTTAGAAGAAAAAAATCTAGCGCTGAAGTGGGCCTTTCACCGCCCTGAAAATAATCCGATGAAGGCCTTACGCCTGATGGGTGAAGCAAAAGACCTAGGCCAATTTGAATCCGCCCTGCAATTCGGAACAGCTCCTGGGCTGAATGTTATGTATGCCGACCGAGTCAACATTGCTTGGTGGATGTTTGGCGATATTGCGGTAAAGAAAAACCCCAATTCTGACATGATTCTTGATGGCAGCACCGGGCAAGATGAATACGTAAGAATACTGCCGTGGAAAGAAAAACCTCATTCGATAAATCCAGAATCCGGGTTCATTGTTACAGCGAACTCGCGCCCACCGGGTTTATCTGCAGATATCCGCGGCGACTGGCAGTCAGATGACCGCCTGCAAACCATCACTAAAGCTCTTCAAGAAAAAGACCAGTGGAGTGCTGAAGAATTTAAAGCCTTACAGACTGAAAACTTCAACGCCCAAACCAAGCTTCTTCTAGATAAACTTTTTGAGAACCTAAAACTTTCAGAGGCCGAGTATGGAGAGTACACACCACAGATTCAAGAGCTGAAAAATTGGAATTTTCTTTCAAACACGGATTCTAAGGCGGCAGCTCTGTACCATCAGTGGAACAACGAAATCATCCAGCTCATGATGAAGGACATTCCTGAAGATCAAAGAAAGATTTACCTTAATACCCCTTATGCGTGGATCTCTTATCAGCGTCTGATTGAAAATCTGCAAGCGCCTTTTTGGAACAACAAACACCCCGACGAAATTATCACTCAAGGGTTTATCAATGCCGCAGAAAAATTAGGAACAGAAATAGTGTGGGGAGACATTCACACAGTTGAATACGTTCATCCGCTGGGGCGCAAGGCACCTTTAAGTTATCTGTTTAACTTAGGCCCTTACCCAATGCCGGGCTCTTATAATGATATCAACAACAATAAAATGCACGCCTTAGGAGCCGATTTCAAAGTCGTGGCCGGGCCTTCTACTCGTAGAATTATCGATTTTGCTAGCCCACAGAAAAGTTGGGGTATTAACCCCATCGGTATTTCGGGGCACATGCTTTCGCCTTTTTACAAAGACCAAGTTCAGATGTTTATCGAGGGCAAGTATCGCGAACAGCTGTTGGATCAAGCTGACATCGAAAAAGCCAAGACCCACGAACTGACTTTATACTAA
- the uvrB gene encoding excinuclease ABC subunit UvrB, with amino-acid sequence MGSSFKKNFQLVSEFKPSGDQPKAIQEMLENFDAGLKHQTLLGVTGSGKTFSMAHTIAQLNQPALVLAPNKTLAAQLYAEFKELFPRNAVEYFVSYYDYYQPEAYIPTTDTYIEKDSAINEQIDRMRHSATRSLFDRRDVIIVSSVSCIYGLGSPEAYEGMMIQIVSNTDMKRDHLLRELIRIQYQRNNVDFSRGTVRVRGDNVEIFPPYEEQRAIRVEFFGDFIERLSWIDPLTGQVLEELDQIGIYPGSHHVTSEDNLKRAIRTIQDELRERLVELNTNMKFLEAQRLEQRTYYDIEMMEQMGFCQGIENYSRHMTGRGPGEPPPTLLEYFPKDFVTFIDESHVTVPQIGGMYRGDRARKMTLVDHGFRLPSALDNRPLNFQEFETMMDKVVYVSATPGTYELQKSEGIIVEQIIRPTGLIDPVVEVRPVKHQVDDLLKEIRDRIAKKERVLITTLTKRSAEDLTEYYENLGIKVKYLHSEIQTVERTEILRDLRLGVFDVLVGINLLREGLDIPEVSLVGITDADKEGFLRSDRSLIQTIGRAARNLNGRVILYGDTITESMRKAINETDRRRRIQQEYNTQHGITPQSIRKKIREGLGEVFDGTLSSPLQGENKDAAINGKFAHAPDKLQQEIKKLRDKMKKLSADLEFEEAAKVRDEIKRLQITELALRSGEVESDSAEVIKDGLK; translated from the coding sequence ATGGGCTCTTCATTTAAAAAGAACTTTCAATTGGTATCTGAGTTTAAGCCTTCTGGAGATCAGCCAAAAGCGATCCAAGAGATGCTTGAAAACTTTGATGCCGGGTTAAAACACCAAACCTTGTTAGGTGTGACGGGATCGGGAAAAACTTTTTCGATGGCGCACACTATTGCACAATTGAATCAGCCAGCGTTGGTGCTTGCACCGAATAAAACTTTGGCAGCGCAATTGTATGCGGAGTTTAAAGAGCTGTTCCCGCGTAATGCGGTTGAGTACTTCGTAAGTTATTACGATTACTATCAGCCGGAAGCTTATATCCCGACTACTGACACTTATATCGAAAAAGATTCTGCCATCAATGAACAAATCGATCGCATGCGCCACTCGGCGACTCGTTCGTTGTTTGACCGTCGTGATGTTATCATCGTCAGTTCTGTATCTTGTATCTACGGTTTGGGATCACCAGAAGCCTATGAAGGCATGATGATTCAAATCGTTTCAAATACCGATATGAAGCGGGATCATTTGTTGCGTGAACTTATTCGTATTCAGTACCAACGTAACAACGTGGATTTCTCTCGCGGTACTGTGCGGGTGCGTGGTGATAATGTTGAAATCTTTCCTCCGTATGAAGAACAACGCGCGATCCGTGTTGAGTTCTTCGGCGATTTTATCGAACGCCTTTCATGGATTGATCCATTGACGGGTCAAGTTTTAGAAGAGCTTGATCAAATAGGCATTTATCCAGGAAGTCACCACGTTACCAGTGAAGATAACCTAAAGCGCGCTATCCGTACGATTCAAGATGAACTGCGCGAAAGGCTTGTAGAACTGAATACGAATATGAAGTTTCTAGAGGCGCAACGGCTTGAGCAAAGAACTTACTATGACATCGAGATGATGGAACAAATGGGTTTTTGCCAAGGGATTGAAAACTATTCGCGCCACATGACCGGCCGAGGGCCTGGTGAGCCGCCTCCAACTTTATTAGAATATTTCCCGAAAGACTTCGTTACTTTTATCGATGAGTCCCACGTGACCGTTCCACAAATCGGGGGCATGTACCGTGGTGACCGTGCACGTAAGATGACGCTAGTTGATCACGGTTTCCGTTTGCCATCAGCACTAGACAACCGTCCTTTAAACTTCCAAGAATTTGAAACCATGATGGATAAGGTCGTTTATGTTTCCGCAACGCCGGGCACTTACGAACTGCAGAAATCAGAAGGTATCATCGTTGAACAAATCATTCGTCCAACGGGATTGATTGATCCTGTCGTTGAAGTTCGTCCGGTGAAGCATCAAGTTGATGATCTTTTAAAAGAGATTCGTGACCGAATTGCAAAAAAGGAAAGAGTTTTAATTACGACCTTAACGAAACGTTCTGCAGAGGACTTGACTGAGTATTATGAAAATCTCGGTATTAAAGTTAAGTACCTGCATAGCGAAATCCAAACAGTGGAAAGAACAGAAATCTTGCGTGACTTGCGCTTGGGCGTCTTTGACGTTCTTGTGGGTATCAACCTTTTAAGAGAAGGTTTGGATATTCCAGAGGTCAGCCTAGTAGGCATCACCGATGCCGATAAAGAAGGCTTCTTACGTTCCGATAGATCTTTGATTCAAACGATTGGTCGTGCCGCCCGTAACTTAAACGGTCGCGTGATTCTTTATGGGGATACCATCACCGAAAGTATGAGAAAAGCGATCAACGAAACGGACAGACGTCGTCGTATTCAGCAAGAATACAATACTCAACATGGTATTACGCCACAGTCGATTCGTAAAAAAATCCGTGAAGGACTTGGTGAAGTATTCGATGGAACTTTAAGTTCACCACTGCAAGGTGAAAATAAAGATGCTGCTATTAATGGCAAGTTCGCCCATGCTCCGGATAAGCTTCAGCAGGAAATCAAAAAGCTGCGTGATAAAATGAAAAAACTTTCTGCGGATCTTGAATTTGAAGAAGCTGCAAAAGTGCGCGATGAAATCAAGCGGCTGCAAATCACCGAACTTGCATTACGAAGCGGGGAGGTAGAGTCAGACAGTGCGGAGGTAATTAAGGATGGCCTCAAGTAA
- the uvrC gene encoding excinuclease ABC subunit UvrC: MASSKFDEVRDKVREFPLNSGVYLMKGPGDKIIYIGKAKNLRNRVRSYFTDNKDHSPKTRLLVQNILEVEYILTKTEVEAFLLEASLIKKHRPKYNIRLRDDKAYPYIRFTWGDDYPRLYLARKVKKDGSLYFGPYTSGFAVHGTIRFLNRTFKIRDCGDAMFRSRTRPCMTYQIGRCTAPCVKYISKDDYKAEVEGAKLFLKGQNKKVLKALTEKMMTAADEEKFEVAARLRDSIQAVKAILQKQTVINDTSEKDQDAIGFFGDERGCLIETVHVRAGRVIGTRPHYLPHFDPNDPKEDPREWLVDFMNQYFEDNFIPDEVLLPLDIGEELCKLMGEVLKERSGNKVVVRYASDERGRNLVDMANQNAEAHFLKYVSKSEEKQRGLEEIKERFSLPEIPRRIECYDISTFQGSETVASQVVFEEGVPAKEHYRRYKIRTVEGINDFASMYEVLSRRFKHTEYDDPNLIVIDGGKGQLSQAMKILEEIGRKDIPVVGLAKARTESDFQKQTVESTEERFFLPGRQNPVVFKNNAEALYILAGIRDEAHRFAITYHRKLRENTSLESELDYVVGLGEKRKKVLLTRFNSIDEIKMAAPDEIAALKGFNRVLAERILLQLNDTEEEEAEVEA, translated from the coding sequence ATGGCCTCAAGTAAGTTTGACGAAGTTCGCGATAAGGTCAGAGAGTTTCCGTTAAATAGCGGGGTCTATCTGATGAAAGGACCTGGCGATAAGATTATCTATATCGGCAAGGCCAAGAATTTGCGTAATCGCGTGCGTAGTTATTTTACTGATAATAAAGACCATTCCCCAAAGACGCGCCTTTTAGTGCAAAACATTCTTGAGGTTGAATACATTTTAACCAAAACAGAAGTAGAGGCGTTTCTTTTAGAAGCCTCTTTAATTAAGAAGCATCGCCCTAAATACAATATCCGTCTGCGCGATGATAAAGCTTATCCCTACATTCGCTTTACTTGGGGCGATGATTATCCGCGCCTGTATTTGGCCCGTAAGGTGAAAAAAGATGGTTCACTTTATTTTGGTCCTTACACTTCAGGCTTTGCAGTTCACGGTACCATTCGATTTCTAAATCGAACTTTTAAAATCCGCGACTGTGGCGATGCAATGTTTCGTTCGCGCACACGTCCTTGTATGACTTATCAAATCGGACGCTGTACGGCTCCGTGTGTGAAATATATTTCTAAAGATGATTATAAGGCAGAAGTTGAAGGCGCGAAGCTCTTCTTAAAAGGACAGAATAAAAAAGTTCTAAAAGCGCTGACTGAAAAAATGATGACAGCGGCTGATGAAGAAAAGTTTGAAGTGGCTGCTCGTCTGCGTGATTCCATTCAAGCTGTTAAAGCTATCTTGCAAAAACAAACTGTTATCAACGACACTTCTGAAAAAGATCAAGATGCTATCGGATTCTTTGGTGATGAGCGTGGTTGTCTGATTGAAACTGTCCACGTTCGTGCAGGCCGCGTGATCGGGACACGTCCCCATTATCTGCCCCATTTTGATCCTAACGATCCGAAAGAAGATCCACGGGAATGGCTGGTGGATTTTATGAATCAGTACTTTGAAGACAACTTTATCCCTGATGAAGTTCTTTTGCCTTTAGATATTGGCGAAGAGCTTTGCAAACTTATGGGCGAGGTTTTGAAAGAACGCAGTGGCAACAAAGTCGTTGTTCGTTATGCTTCGGATGAACGTGGCAGAAACTTAGTGGACATGGCTAATCAAAATGCCGAAGCCCATTTCTTAAAATACGTTTCTAAGTCCGAAGAAAAGCAGCGTGGTCTAGAAGAAATCAAAGAGCGTTTCTCTTTGCCTGAAATTCCACGTCGTATTGAGTGTTATGATATTTCAACCTTCCAAGGTTCTGAGACCGTGGCTTCTCAGGTCGTTTTTGAAGAAGGTGTTCCGGCTAAAGAACACTATCGCCGGTATAAAATTCGTACGGTTGAAGGAATCAATGACTTTGCTTCGATGTATGAGGTTTTAAGTCGCCGCTTTAAACACACTGAATACGATGATCCAAATTTGATCGTCATTGACGGTGGTAAGGGGCAGTTGTCCCAGGCGATGAAGATTCTAGAAGAAATCGGCAGAAAAGACATCCCGGTGGTGGGGCTAGCTAAAGCTCGCACCGAATCGGATTTCCAAAAACAAACCGTGGAATCCACTGAAGAGCGTTTCTTTTTACCGGGTCGCCAGAATCCCGTGGTCTTTAAAAACAACGCTGAAGCTTTATATATTTTAGCGGGCATCCGCGATGAGGCCCATCGTTTTGCCATCACATATCACCGTAAACTTCGCGAAAACACTTCTTTAGAAAGTGAACTTGATTACGTCGTGGGTTTAGGCGAAAAAAGAAAGAAAGTTCTTTTGACTCGCTTTAACTCTATTGATGAAATCAAAATGGCAGCTCCGGATGAAATTGCCGCTTTAAAAGGCTTTAACCGAGTGCTGGCAGAGCGCATTTTGTTGCAGCTCAATGACACTGAAGAAGAAGAAGCTGAGGTTGAAGCGTGA
- the murJ gene encoding murein biosynthesis integral membrane protein MurJ — MKSHALFVGLGIFLSRIAGLVRERVFAHFFGNSDAGDAFKAALKIPNFLQNLFGEGVLSASFIPVYAQLLAKKHDEEAAKVASVIGSLLFLLTSFLVLLGVFATPFLIDLIAPGFSGEKRALTIQIVQILFPGTGFLVMSAWCLGILNSHRRFFLSYVAPVVWNLAIIVSLVAFGFKQGQFDLAITVAWGLMIGSFLQFAVQLPSALKLGRKIYPSLNLKMAEVRTVLKNFVPVVTSRGVVQIVAYIDNIFASLLPTGAVSALAYAQTLYLLPISLFGMSVSAAELPMMSQATGTDHEIKEYLRERLNRGLAQIAFFIVPSVVGFFFLGNYIVGALFQTGEFKADNTRYVWMVLAGYTVGLLASTLGRLYSSTFYSLKDTKTPLKFAIVRVVFATLLSVLLTFVVPKQWDLDFQWATVGLTLAGGIAGWIEFYFLRQALNKKIGKTGLNIQFQGKLWGIAAVSAGLAAVVGHGILNEQLHIIVQAIIVLGVYGVSYFALGYFAKVEQAHSFISKIVRRIK; from the coding sequence GTGAAGAGTCATGCCCTGTTTGTGGGTCTGGGAATTTTCTTAAGCCGTATTGCGGGGCTGGTGCGTGAACGGGTGTTTGCACACTTTTTTGGAAACTCTGACGCTGGTGACGCTTTCAAAGCCGCCCTTAAAATTCCCAATTTTTTACAAAATCTTTTCGGTGAAGGCGTTCTTTCTGCCAGTTTTATTCCAGTTTATGCCCAGTTGTTAGCCAAGAAGCATGACGAAGAGGCCGCTAAGGTCGCGTCGGTTATCGGTAGTTTATTATTCCTACTGACTTCGTTTTTAGTTTTGTTAGGTGTTTTTGCTACGCCTTTTCTGATCGATCTTATTGCGCCAGGCTTTTCAGGTGAAAAGCGAGCGTTAACGATTCAAATCGTGCAAATTTTATTTCCTGGCACAGGCTTTTTGGTGATGTCTGCATGGTGCTTAGGAATTTTAAATTCCCATCGCCGATTTTTTCTTTCCTATGTCGCTCCGGTTGTATGGAATTTAGCGATCATTGTTTCTTTAGTGGCATTTGGTTTTAAGCAAGGCCAATTTGACTTAGCTATCACGGTGGCTTGGGGTTTGATGATAGGAAGCTTTTTGCAGTTTGCCGTACAATTGCCTTCAGCTTTGAAACTAGGGCGCAAGATTTATCCTTCATTGAATCTAAAAATGGCAGAGGTTCGTACCGTTTTAAAAAACTTCGTGCCGGTAGTGACATCCCGGGGTGTGGTGCAGATTGTTGCTTACATTGATAATATCTTCGCCAGTCTTTTGCCGACGGGTGCGGTGTCTGCATTGGCTTACGCGCAAACCCTTTATCTTTTGCCGATCAGTTTATTTGGAATGAGTGTATCAGCTGCAGAGCTACCAATGATGTCCCAGGCCACGGGCACGGATCATGAGATCAAGGAATATTTGCGTGAAAGACTGAATCGCGGTTTAGCGCAGATTGCTTTTTTCATAGTGCCATCGGTAGTGGGCTTTTTCTTTTTAGGTAATTATATCGTAGGGGCGTTGTTTCAGACGGGGGAATTTAAAGCTGATAACACCCGCTATGTGTGGATGGTTTTAGCTGGCTACACGGTGGGACTGTTGGCGTCGACATTAGGAAGATTGTATTCATCGACTTTCTATTCTTTGAAGGACACTAAAACCCCGCTGAAGTTTGCCATCGTTCGTGTGGTTTTTGCGACGCTGCTTTCTGTCTTATTAACCTTCGTCGTGCCAAAACAATGGGACCTTGATTTTCAATGGGCTACGGTGGGTTTAACTTTGGCGGGTGGTATTGCAGGCTGGATTGAGTTTTATTTTTTGCGCCAGGCTTTAAATAAAAAAATTGGGAAGACCGGATTAAATATTCAGTTCCAAGGAAAGTTGTGGGGGATTGCCGCAGTCAGTGCAGGACTTGCCGCTGTCGTAGGTCATGGAATTCTGAATGAGCAGTTGCACATCATCGTTCAAGCTATCATTGTGCTTGGTGTGTATGGCGTCTCCTATTTCGCACTTGGATATTTTGCGAAAGTAGAACAGGCCCACTCGTTCATCAGTAAGATTGTAAGACGAATTAAATAA
- a CDS encoding MFS transporter, with protein MNESVWSPMKISIYRSFWICAFLSNLGTWIQDVAASWVMTHLNTSPLVISLLSFSNSLPVLFLSIPAGLIADQGHRRKVLLFAQSMMFFAAGLLAYLVWQGQVTVASLLSLSLIMGCGFALTNPAFQSVLTDLVPNQMHTSAVMVYYMGINLTRVLGPTVGGGILSSVGPSSAFLINSVSFLGLIIFFWIWPVNTGLEQTKKLETLDWRFLFSFHNAKLWVEIFCVTFFASSLWALYPTRGRLEMELNSFQYGMLLGSFGLGACLSAILSEKVMLPGKTKKSLAGSYVIYAVGVGLLGFAPHYGFLYVAMFLAGIGWLVLSTLMNMSSRQITGKSHLKATMLGVFLAVFYAGMAIGSVSWGAVARLSATTTALYIASLGLALIGITKLYRNWD; from the coding sequence ATGAATGAGTCCGTTTGGTCCCCCATGAAAATTTCCATCTACAGATCCTTTTGGATCTGTGCTTTTTTGTCAAATCTTGGAACTTGGATTCAAGATGTGGCAGCAAGTTGGGTGATGACACATTTAAACACCTCGCCCTTGGTGATCTCGCTTTTATCTTTTTCAAATAGTTTACCAGTTTTGTTTTTAAGTATTCCTGCGGGACTTATAGCGGATCAAGGGCACCGTCGTAAAGTGCTGCTGTTTGCGCAAAGTATGATGTTCTTTGCAGCAGGTCTTCTGGCGTATCTAGTGTGGCAAGGGCAAGTCACCGTCGCGAGTTTGCTAAGTTTGTCGCTTATCATGGGGTGTGGATTTGCGCTTACGAATCCAGCTTTTCAGTCTGTGCTTACGGATTTAGTTCCCAATCAAATGCATACTTCTGCGGTGATGGTTTATTATATGGGAATTAACTTAACCCGCGTGCTTGGCCCAACTGTGGGCGGAGGCATTCTAAGCAGTGTGGGCCCAAGCAGTGCTTTTTTAATTAATAGCGTTTCATTCTTAGGTCTGATCATTTTCTTTTGGATTTGGCCGGTGAACACCGGCCTGGAACAAACAAAAAAACTTGAAACCCTTGATTGGAGATTTTTATTTTCCTTTCACAACGCCAAGCTGTGGGTGGAAATATTCTGTGTCACTTTCTTTGCTTCGTCATTGTGGGCGCTATATCCAACCAGGGGCCGCCTTGAAATGGAGTTAAACTCTTTTCAGTACGGTATGCTGTTGGGGAGTTTTGGATTAGGTGCGTGCTTAAGTGCAATTCTTTCTGAAAAAGTGATGCTGCCGGGAAAAACTAAAAAATCTTTGGCCGGTTCTTACGTGATTTATGCGGTGGGTGTGGGTCTTTTAGGGTTTGCTCCGCACTATGGGTTTTTATATGTCGCCATGTTTTTAGCAGGAATCGGGTGGTTAGTTCTTTCAACATTGATGAACATGAGTTCTCGGCAGATCACTGGAAAGTCCCACTTAAAAGCGACGATGCTGGGTGTTTTCTTGGCTGTCTTTTATGCCGGAATGGCGATTGGATCAGTAAGTTGGGGAGCCGTCGCAAGGCTTTCTGCTACAACAACGGCCCTGTATATCGCAAGCCTGGGATTGGCCTTGATCGGAATCACAAAACTTTATCGCAACTGGGATTAA
- a CDS encoding uracil-DNA glycosylase family protein, producing the protein MKDYIQYLQEVLGLQNVMITPGETGAQKTSFFLPEGPFAPAEVQHAELVFLNILTQSKESLFLPETKDLFGKMKAAMKLKNLQVLELDCTVDSRGELPSELAKLIQARVVVVFSSFPKDIGELIIKGSGKWIETYSPAYLLEDPGAKKVVWNDLQKVMKELGL; encoded by the coding sequence ATGAAAGACTACATTCAGTATTTGCAAGAGGTTTTGGGTCTGCAGAATGTGATGATCACACCTGGGGAAACCGGCGCTCAAAAAACCAGCTTCTTTTTGCCTGAGGGACCGTTTGCTCCTGCTGAAGTTCAGCACGCGGAATTGGTGTTTTTAAATATTCTGACACAATCCAAGGAAAGTCTTTTTCTTCCTGAAACAAAAGATCTGTTCGGCAAAATGAAGGCGGCGATGAAACTTAAGAACCTGCAGGTTCTTGAACTTGACTGCACAGTGGATAGCAGGGGCGAGCTGCCATCAGAGTTAGCTAAATTAATTCAAGCCCGTGTCGTGGTGGTCTTTAGTTCTTTTCCTAAAGACATTGGTGAACTGATTATCAAAGGCTCAGGTAAGTGGATTGAAACTTACAGTCCAGCTTACTTGCTTGAAGATCCTGGCGCGAAAAAAGTGGTCTGGAATGATTTGCAAAAAGTGATGAAGGAGCTGGGCTTATGA
- a CDS encoding NfeD family protein, whose amino-acid sequence MKFLAFLIFILCNLQIAAHAKCTVAVTINEAITASTSDYLERAEKRAKENKCESIYVRMNTPGGSLQSTRLIVEKILASDLPYVCLITPSGGHAGSAGAIILQACHVNGGLPATSIGAATPILGTGEKIPDDLRKKIINDTVSWLEGITKLRGRNLKFSKEIVTEAKSLGVEDAHAEKALDILAKNEIDFLNQAQGRMVTFKENQKQEVKISDLQEFAPDTRYKVLSFVADPEFAYLLFMGSLALLYVELTHPGLIAPGVIGGIGLVLSMVAFHKLEVAWGGLALILLGIAFLILEIFVPSFGALGVGGLIAVFMGSLFLFDMETTGYSLPLPLIISVVGVLAALFLGIGYLAVRTIRLKARDWDVDLAEAMGEVVSVESNGHRGQIIIMGETWKFVSEDSLQVADRVNVTGRQGLTLNVKKIK is encoded by the coding sequence ATGAAGTTTTTGGCTTTTTTGATTTTCATTTTGTGTAACCTACAAATAGCTGCCCATGCAAAATGCACTGTGGCTGTGACGATCAATGAAGCCATCACGGCCTCTACCTCAGATTATCTAGAGCGCGCTGAAAAAAGAGCCAAAGAAAACAAGTGCGAAAGTATTTATGTGCGCATGAATACTCCAGGTGGAAGTTTGCAAAGCACGCGTTTGATCGTAGAAAAGATACTTGCTTCAGATTTGCCTTACGTGTGTTTGATCACGCCAAGTGGTGGCCACGCGGGCAGTGCGGGAGCGATTATTTTACAAGCTTGCCACGTCAATGGCGGGTTGCCAGCAACAAGTATCGGCGCAGCAACTCCAATTCTTGGAACGGGCGAAAAAATTCCTGATGATCTTCGTAAGAAAATCATCAACGACACCGTTAGCTGGCTTGAAGGCATCACCAAGCTTCGCGGCAGAAATTTAAAGTTCTCTAAAGAGATCGTGACAGAAGCGAAGTCCTTGGGGGTTGAAGATGCCCACGCAGAAAAGGCTTTGGATATTTTGGCAAAAAATGAAATTGATTTTTTAAACCAAGCGCAAGGACGCATGGTGACGTTTAAAGAAAATCAAAAGCAGGAAGTTAAAATTTCTGACCTTCAAGAGTTTGCGCCAGACACTCGCTATAAGGTTTTAAGCTTCGTTGCGGATCCTGAATTTGCTTATTTGCTTTTTATGGGAAGCTTGGCTTTGCTTTATGTCGAGCTTACTCATCCCGGGTTGATCGCGCCGGGCGTGATTGGCGGTATTGGTTTAGTGTTATCGATGGTCGCTTTTCACAAGTTAGAAGTGGCGTGGGGCGGGCTTGCGCTGATTCTTTTAGGGATCGCGTTTTTGATTCTTGAAATTTTCGTTCCAAGCTTTGGTGCTTTAGGTGTGGGTGGTCTGATTGCGGTCTTTATGGGAAGTTTGTTTTTGTTTGATATGGAAACCACGGGTTACAGCTTGCCCCTGCCATTGATTATTTCAGTCGTAGGTGTGTTGGCTGCGTTATTTTTAGGGATCGGATATCTGGCGGTTAGAACTATTCGCCTAAAAGCGCGCGACTGGGATGTGGACTTAGCCGAAGCAATGGGTGAAGTTGTGAGTGTTGAATCCAATGGCCACCGCGGCCAGATTATTATCATGGGCGAAACTTGGAAGTTTGTTTCAGAAGACTCTTTGCAGGTTGCAGACAGAGTCAACGTTACGGGCCGTCAAGGCCTTACTTTAAATGTTAAAAAAATTAAATAA